Genomic DNA from Flavobacterium sp. N502540:
ATGCTATTGTACATTATTATAATTAAGACTCGTACATTCGGCAAAACTAATATCAAAAATTTCTTTCAATTTATCACCATGATTGAGTATAAAAAAATGATTCCCTCTTAATATGTAGGAGTTAAAACCGGAAAATGTGTGCTTTCTCCAATTGTTTATCTGGTCTACATATTTCTCTGAGTTCCCCATTATGGCTACAATTGGGGCTTTTACAATCGTATTTTCAATGAAAAAATCTTCTTCTACTATTTTAAAATCGGCCTTAAGGATCGGCAATACAAAATCGAGCAGCTCCTTACTTTTTAATAATTCATCCGGTATACCTCCTAATTCGGTAAGCATACTGATAAAATCGTCACGTTCCAGATCGGATCTCTTTTTTTCTGTTGTAATTCCGGGTCCTGCATTACCGCTTACGATCAGACATTGAGGCGGAGTATTATTTTTCTCCAGTAAATCGGTTACTCCCAGGCCCAGAGACGAACCTAAACTGTGCCCGTAAACGATAAAAGGGTTCCCGTTAAGTTTATCTGTTATTTGCGAAAACAGATCCTTAACCGCTTCCGGATAGGAAGTCAATAGTTTTTCTTTGATTCTTTTTCCTCTTCCGGGTAATTCCAGCGGTATCATTTCAAAATCGGTGCATAATGATCTCAGAAACTCGAATGAGTATATGCTGCCACCGGCGAAGTGTAATAAGAATAGTTGCTTTTTTTTCATCTGCTTTTTAATATTTGGTTCATGAGAATCTTCTTTAAAAAAATCAAAAGAAGGTTTCACAT
This window encodes:
- a CDS encoding thioesterase II family protein produces the protein MKKKQLFLLHFAGGSIYSFEFLRSLCTDFEMIPLELPGRGKRIKEKLLTSYPEAVKDLFSQITDKLNGNPFIVYGHSLGSSLGLGVTDLLEKNNTPPQCLIVSGNAGPGITTEKKRSDLERDDFISMLTELGGIPDELLKSKELLDFVLPILKADFKIVEEDFFIENTIVKAPIVAIMGNSEKYVDQINNWRKHTFSGFNSYILRGNHFFILNHGDKLKEIFDISFAECTSLNYNNVQ